TTAGCTTAGAAAGGCCGAAATCTCCTAGCTTAACGGTGTTGTCATGTCCCAGGAAAATATTTTCCGGTTTCAAATCGCGGTGCAAGATTGTCATCTGCGCCTGCTTTCCCTTGAGACCCGAGGGCTTGGGTGCAGGTCCAAGAATGTTTGAGCCTACATCCGCCGGGTCTGCACCGTAATGGCAACGGTAAAGCGCAGTGACCAATTGGGATAGTATACGCCAAACaaattcttcttctgcatacttgtttgtcttcttcaggttcttGATGACCATGCTGAGATCACCACCGCCGCAGTATTCCATGTAAAGGTACAGGTCTTGGCTCGCTTTTAGGTGTTCACGGTGGTAGTAAGCGACAATGTTCGGGTGTCGAAGAGAGCTCAAAATATTGAATTCGGCCGTAAGCTGCTCGCGCTCTTTTTGGGACATCTTGATGTAATTAATCTCCTTGCGACACAGAATCTGCATTTCGCTTTTGTAAGTAGTCGTACAAGGTAGAAGAGGGGTTCGGCGAGCCTACAAAGCCATCTGCTTTCCTCCTGACTTTGCGAATAATACCGAAGGAACCACAACCTGAGGACAGTCAGACATCTCGTGGGGTCAAGCATCAGATATAGAGAGAGATGTATATGCCGTaccaatcttctccagcaCCTCATACTTGTCTGCTTCCGCCAATGCGATTGCCATCGTGGCTACTGAGTAGATTATGCCACAGGCAAGCACTTAAGGGTAAAGGGAAAGGTCGAATAGGAGaattggaagaggatggatGAGTGATCAGCTCATTCATGAATTGATCTTATTTTTGTAGAACCTGTTTGGTTAGTAGACAACGAGGTCGGCTTTGGACATGGAGCAAAATTGGTAGATTTAAAGAAGTAAGTCTTCATGCAACGGGACGGAGGCCATGAATGTTTAGTTGAAGCACTGTTGCTGAGCAACGGGGTGCGCAAGCGATCTTTGCTTCATGTAGTAGGCGGTGAGGTGCGGGCGGTGAGAAGTCGtgtcatcatcaccaccgtcATTGCTGTTTGAATGTGTAAACATATCCATCCTGCTGTAGGATCTGTCACTTGGATGCATTCACAGGCACACATCTGTGCGTGGTGGATCTAGTAAGCCATGCGTGAACTTATTGTCCTTTCACCCTGATTCCTGGCGTTGTGTCCTGCAAGGATTTGAAGTCGATAAGCCCCCCTTTGAAGGACCTCCCCTTTTTTTATGTGGCGATTAGAATCCACGTGATGCtctcttatcgataagatgaTGGCATCGCCAACCGATAGAGTCCCGCTCTCGGCAACATTAGTATCCAATATCTCCGGACACCATCGGCCCAAGACTCATTCGCAATGTCTGAACCGACTGTGCTTCGCAAGGACCAGTTAGAGATCAGTTTACACAATGAAAAGAAACTGATCAAGGAGGGAACCATCAAGGACGATAACCCTCTCGATCTTAGTGAGCCATTTCGGGAGCTCTGCGCTGCTTGTCGTAAGGGGGATCTCAAAGTTTGTCAAGAGAAGATAACAGAAGGAGTCAATATTAATGCTCGCGACCCCTATGATTACACCCCCTTGATCTTGGTAAGTGATATTGGCTTCCATAGGACCACCCTGGGAACCCTGTCGAATCACGCAAATCGTTGGCGATGGAAAGACGATAGTTCATTGCTAAGAGCCGTGCAGGCAAGTCTTTGTGGCCATTACGAGGTTGCCCAATTGCTTCTCGAGTCTGGTGCATTATGCGAGCGAGATACGTTCCAGGGGGAGAGGTATGGCCGGCCCAGTTGCCACCCAACCTTCAAGTACCGCTGACGTGCGCGCTTGTGTAGATGTTTATATAATGCTCTGAACGATCGCATTCGGAATTTGTTGCTTGAATATGACTATTCTAAATCGACTGATCCCCTTCAGCCTCTTGCTGCCCACATCTCCTCCCTCCTCACCCGCGACCAGCCTGGGACGTCTGATATCGTTGTCACTGCCGAGGATGAGTCTCTGTACTTGCATAAATTCATACTCTCTGCGCGATCACCTTACTTCCGGAGTAAGCTGGCAGCTTCCCCCAGTACCGCAACATGGAAGCTCCCCAACACTATTCCACCACAGGCTTTTGCCGCGGCGatcaaatatttatattttggGGAAGCACCTCGTGAACTAAGAAGTGGACCTGGCACGGGTTTCACTGAATCGGAAGTCTTTGCTGGCATCAATAGGATTGCCAAACACTTGGAGATCGACACTCTTGTGGACAGCATTCTTGACAGTGGTGATAGGAGATTAGCCAGGCAGAGAAGGACTACAGAGCTTACAAGGGGAAGAGACCAATTAGAGGAATGGTTCCGCAGCAATGTTCTACAAAATAAGATGGTAGTCGAAACGATCAGGGCAGGCGACATCAAATGGGATCGCAACAATGCCATTTTTGCAGATGTCTTGCTCCAAGCTGATGAACTGCCGGAGGAAACGGATGAACATAGCAATGGTACCCTGCAACCAGAAAACGGTGCCAATGCTGGCACGAAAGAGCAAACCCAGAAGTCTGTCCTCTTTCCCTGCCATCGGGCGATGCTTTTAAGGTCTGAATTCTTTCATACGATGTTCTCGTCACCATTCCGTGAAGCGCATCTAAAAGATCATCTACACATCATCAACGTCGACTGCTCCCCGGACGTGCTAGAGATTATCCTTACGTTCCTTTACACGGAGAGTGTCGATTTCCCGCTTGAAGTTGCGGTTGATGTTCTTTTCGCTGCAGACATGCTGTTTATAGAGAAGCTCAAAACCAAAGCAGCAGTCGTGATCAGCACCCTCGGTAGCGGTAACATGTCCCAGGCGGAAGCTGCGAAGACCCGGGGCActaaggaggaagaggacctCGACATATATGCCATAATTCGAGCTGCATGGATGACACGGGTTCAAAGACTAGAGGAATTTGCGGCTCGCTATCTAGCCTATCGGTTGGAAGCTCACATCGATTCACCTGAGTTTGCTGAATTGATTCAAGAGTCGGCTTCTCGTATccaaggaagacaagaaactGACTCCATCGAGCTGCTAGACGACATACGCTTTTACCTGGGCGAGCGATTCAGACTCAGGTTCGACGACGCTGGTCTCGAAGAAATgatggaagaggaggctgaGCAGCATGCCCCCGACGCGATTGCCAATGACGAGACTATTGAAAAGGTCGCACATGGTGTTGAGGCAATTGATCTTACGGACAAGGGTTCTCCTGAAGTGCTGAATAATGCAGAACACGCTTCCCAGGAAGCACAGGAGAATGTCCCTGTCATGCGCAACTTGAACGGAGAAATTGTTGTGGACGAATTCGATAAGGATTCGATGAATTATCACATCCTGATGGATAAACTCGACAAGATCTTGGAGAGCTTGAATTTGGAAGCTTAATCCCGATCTCGATGAGGTAGGGTTGGATGCAAGAGGTAAATATGACGATTGATGATTACACGcaggatatatatagaaagttGATATCTATACGTCGTTCCCGATATATTTTCTTGGGTTGATGGCCATATATTGGAATAAACTCATGCtgactatatatatttatctctCACTCCTTTTTCTATCTACCAAGGAAATATATGTATGCTTTGATACTCTAACATTTACGACTGATTCCAAACTACAGCTCCAAACTTCTACATTCACAGTATCCATCACCTACGATACTGTTATATATCAGTCAACTTCTGGTCAAAACCATCCAGTTTACTTAGCCGTCAGCCGTGCAAGGGAGTCAGTGTTCGACTGTTCACCAGCCTCAGCTATAGGACAACAACCGAGGCACAGCCCAAGCAATCAAGCCACACTCAACGGAGGCAGGTTCGAAGAGCCAAGCATGCGATAGAGACGACGTTAGCCAGGTCACAAGGCAGTCAGCTAATACAAGCAGACAAGACAACCTTGAATCCATCCGGCCGAATACACAACCTAAAAGCGCAGGATATACGGAGGGTATACAAGTCGGAAAGGAGGCAATGATACAATACAGGCACATGATAAACGATAATGCATCGCTGGTACCCTGAAATGTTATCTTACGTGTCACACCACATCCCTCACCGTCCGAAGGCGATCCGAGCCGCAAACTGTCAATGCGATAGTTTTCAAGGCGAAAAGTCAATGTGACTCTCGTGTCTGCCGTGGGTATGTGACTACTATACATACAGGCATACATTGACACAGTCCGTGCTTGTCAAGTCGTTAAATTATACCCTACAGAGAAAGACTAAGAAGCAAATAAGAGGGGAAAAATACCTCACAGAGAGTTTGCATCTGGGATCCATGTGTTCGGCAAATGTGGACTGAGTTCGCGCGTGTGACAAGAAAATGAGGCCATGCATATGGGGCTGAAGGACTATAACAGCCTTGATACTATTAGCATAGCCCAAGAATCACAGGATGATATGAGGTATGAGAACAGGCCCTCCTGCATTACAGTGGAAACGAAGATCATCCGGTTTCGCTTCgtcctccacatcatcttTGAGTGGATATGGCACGGTGTtaatttttcctttttttccttgtttcgTTTCTTACGGTGGAGATCAGAGCCTTTCGGTGTGGTGCTCTGGAGAGATCACACACTGACGCACCAACGAATGTAGATGTCCAGCCTCCTAGCCGGTTGGGATTTACGGTACAGACGAGGCTACTAAGGCAATGGTTggagcaaaaaaaaaaaaaaagaaaaagaaaaaagaaaaaagaaaaagaaaaaaaagagacagagaaagaaaaaaatcaaaGGCTCCATCAAGCTAGACGCATGAAGTGCATTGATACAAGGCCATTATGATCGACAACACGATCATTGGGCGACCTGACCAGGGcttcttgattttctggTTTGGCCGCAGATTATCGGACAATTCCGTTGCGGATCAAtcatggaaaaaaaaaaaaaaaaaaaaaaaaaaaaaccacgCATGGCCTATTATTTTCGGGGGTTTTACATGCCAATCAGACCGACATTCCGGTGAAGGGCCATGTCGAATGGGCGACCTTAGGCGTCGACGGTGGCTACCGCAATTTAGTTTCTCGAGTGGTGAGTGGAAGACTTGAGTCAGTGCCTCCCCTCTTACTCGCAACTCTATTCGAATTGCCACGACCGCACTCGCTTGTAGTCGAGTCCAGTCTCTTGCATGCGTCTTGTTTGGATTAATTTCCCTAAATACGGGACGCATGTCTTATTCGTTGCATCCAACTGTGATCGACATGCTCGTCGTCTGGATCGGGTGTGCGGGGATGGGGGCTTGATTGGTGCGAAATTTTGCGAGCACGATGAAGCTAAGAGTACCGTTGGGAAGCCATatggtttgatgatgattatgatgataatgatgttTCTATGATATCTTCATCCCTTCATCTGGTTTCGAGTCAAACTCCCGGTTTTTGGGGAGCAGAGAGCTCCGAGAACCGTTACTTTGGGAGGGTGTCAAACTTCGCGTGGGGTTCAGACATCCTCCAGTTCTCTGCCCAACTCTCCCCTCGTTGACGCGGTTCTCCGTCGAGGTGGggggaaatgagaaagaCTATGCGAAAGAGGGGTTGAAACTTGCATGGCCTACATACGCACATACACTCTTCTCTAAACCCCCCCCTCTGACTTTGCCTTACGGCTTTTCCTGTTTATCTCCGTAGAAGATGTCTACCCTCCATGGTCGGCCAGCGAAATGCTACAGGTTGCTACTCAAGAATAGGCAGAAAGTTTCTGTGTGGTAAATCAGGAGGGCCACCAGTCACTTTGTCCGCCTTCGCAGGGGTTTGGCTGGGTGGATGCAAGATCCCTGACGATTTACCAGAGTCGCAGCAGCGGATGATCTGTCATAGCGACTGGATGTTTGGTTGCAGTAGCTGCTCCAATCGCTGGCGAGCTCCGGTCCAGGGTTCGAAAATAGCCATCCTTTCCCCTGGTATTACTCTTGGTTTTGTTATCAATGATCCATTCCCATGGGAGAGGTCGGTGAGAGTTGGGCATGATGCTTACTAGACCAGGTGATGTTCGTTCCATGCGAGATTTGGGCCTCGCCCCAGTAGGagatttccttctctccaacTAGAATAGAACTAGAACCCCGCTAAAACTATACCAATCAAGATCCTGGCCAGGTTAGTCCTGCTTTGGAGTTGTATCGCTGTACTCACTGACTTTTTGCCCTCGGTCTGACACCGTCGTCCAGGTACCAGCAGAGAACCAAGAAGATCAGGCCATGTACGCAGGAATGATTCATCCATTCGTCCGTAGTAAGAGTCGACATCCGGATTGAATATCAACTTGACCCTGCATATAGTGCCCAATTCAAAATTGCGTTCAAAACGACTGATCTCATGCGCCGCACCCGGATAGGAATGGCACTAATTAGACTCTGTCTTAGACAAGAATCCCAACGGCCGAGTAGTGAAACCCACTCCAGGCGATCCGCGAAGGTTTAGCACGAGGTGTTAGCGGCTTAGCGCCGTCGCTGAGCATCACTTCGGCTCAGGTCCTTCCTCTTTGGATGCATCCCAGAGAGATGGATGGCAACCCCACGCTGTCGTAAGTGATACTCATGGTCTGATGTGCATACGGTACTGTAGATACACTAGCTACCTGTGAGCGTGACTCTCTCAGGCATGGCGCAGTCAATGTACGTCCGTCGTGAGCACAGACTGTATTGCTAACTGGATCGAAGGACCGGTATGACTCCCACACCCACTCGCTCACGGACCTTGCGCCAATGCAGGCAACAGAATCCTTCCTACACTGAGTGCTCCACGCCGGCCACACGCATTGGTCGTCCGCATGTAACCGGCGCCTAAATATGACCGGCGGTTATTTCCCACTAGACCACATGGTCAGGAGAACGAAGTTAAGGTCCCCTGTCTATTAAGGCGGACGGAGCTTAAGATGTCAGCTTATAGTAGAATCCATGCTCCCGTCAGCATCGTTCTGAATAGTCTCATAAAAAGTGAGCGAGGGTCCGTCATACATCTCCATGCGATACCACCTTAAGCAAACGAGGAACCAAAACCAATCGACAGCTTCATAAACTGCCAGCGCTAGACCGTAGGAATAGTAATCTTGAAACAGCCACATGCGGACGGCATCACACAGCAAAACGACGATCTAGCGCACCTCAACCCAGATCGGGATCGTAAGGAACCAAACACCGGAATCCGGCTCATTGGTCGAGTTGCCTcgcatttcttttttgcctctttGTTGTTGCCCCCGTTCTGCCGACAGACGCAGCGTGGTGGCCAACCTGAGCATTCGGCACTTGTCATGCAAGATCAGTGGCTATGACTGGAGGAAATCATCTGGTGATGCCGTCTTGTGATGTAGATAGAGATTTCTGATGCTCTCTGCCTTGCCCTTTGTAAGCTCTGGGTAAGCTACAGCCACGTCATAGATGTTTGATATTTTCTGCTTAGACCTGGTTCTGATCTCGTATCTAACCTACAACCTTCTCTTGCAGATCTTAATTGTCCGCTGCTATGGTTTCCACAagtttactttttttttttctctcttgtaATTTCCCTTTCGCATGAAACCTTCCCTTTCCAAAGACCCAAGAGCCTAAACCACGAGGGAATTCCAGCCCCCAAGACACACCCCCATCATCCTTCAGGAATGAAGAACCAGGAAGCCCCTCCAAAAGTATAGTAGATTAAACGCCCTCGAACCAAACACACGCGAGCATCTGAAACACTGTTCATTCAGTACGAGTAAGTTATGTACTATGGATCCTCCATTAGTATACTACGTATACATACAGACAAGCGCCAACCAAAAAGCAAGACTAAATCAAGAAAAAACGCACGTAAAGTCCCGTGTCGATCACTTTCCAAAGCCCGGGTCGTCTGGGCTTCTCGTTCCAgtaaaataagaaacaaatcACCACCCACCAAATAGATTAAAAACAgtcaccaaagaaaaaaaaccaCAGTGGatacaaaataaaaaaaagaaaagaaaagaaaagaaaaaagaaaaccagacCAAAAAGCCAAGCGACCCAGCCTTCGGCCACGAACCCTATTCGAGTTAGTACACTGGGTCCTCGCACGACACATCACTAAACCAGTCTGGGTAAGGGCCCGCTGCCACGCCGGAGATCTGCTTGTCGGTGCTTTTTTCATCCAATGACCTAACTGTCTTCGGTAATCGATACGATCCTGATGTGGGATTGATGTTGCAGTGAGTATGCGACGTTGTTGTGTGATGGTGGTACTGTGTCCTACTTGCCTTACCTCATAGGAACTGATTCGCTAGAACTAAATCCTTGTCCTTACTATTGATTGAATGAGAATCCTGCCGAGCCTCATGTtgttatgtatgtactagtagGTCCATTCCATACCATACTATAGTACAGACTGGACTAAACTAAGACCTAGGGATGTAAGTAAAGTATGTACGGTCGGATATTACTCCCCTCCGCCCCGCCGGCCCCCCCTCGTTAGTAGGTATGGTATAGCCAATACGGCTAGTCTAAAAGGGGAAGTAGAAAACTTCCCCTTCTTGACTAAGCGGTTTCTCAATCAAGTTTTAGACTTTCTCCCCTCGGCATCGCCGAAGGTCAAGACCTGGTTCCAACTTGTGGGTGCGGGTCGCTGGAAAAGCTATGGCCAGGTCACGGTGGAATGGGTCTGTCCTTGATTCGAATTCCGATCTGCATTCTTTGATTGTCTCATTGTGTCGTTTGCAAGTTCGTATTCTTGATTCTATGTTTTGGGTGTTGTGGTGGTTTTTCATGTGTGGATTTATGTTACTTACTTACTTGCTTTACCTACTCGCTTTACTTAGTTTCTCTACTTGGTCATTCACCAAGGACTTGTTATGTACATTATCTTAGCATAagattgatatatatatatgcagtAGACCGTGAATACAAAGAATAGACCAAGATATCGGTAATGTGATTACCTACACCTAAAACCTCCTTTCCATACCATTCATACCACCCCTTCCTACAATCAGCTCAACCATGGCaaaatagattaatacaTTGATTAAGTACGTAGTATCAACCTTTTACTTCGTACTCCCAAGGACCACCAACAAGTGCGTGGGCATTTAGCTTTGCGATTGACGTGTCCTGCCACTAACCACAACCGGTAttgtatatagtatagagtCTATAAGCCTAAATGGAAATGCAACTGGGTCCAAAAAGCGATCTAATCCCTACCTACAGTTACATAGACACAACCCACTTTCCTTGGGTGATGATTAATCATCGTAAACCCCCCCAATCACTGACTCGGTCGCCCGTATTCTACTATGGAGTATAATGAAGGGATAGGCCGAGTCTTCCAAGTACCGTGTCTTGTGTCTCATTGATATTACCCCGATGGGGCTCTTGGtcctttttcccttcgtttttcttttccaaggggaaattaaataaagtagAATTGAAGATAGGCAACTAAGTAAAAACGAACGAATAgaagtgaagagaaggatcaAGGAACCTCGGCATAAAACAAGCGAACACTGAGATTGATCATTGAGCTGTGATCGGATCCCCACTGTCCTACCAGTTACTAGTGCTGTAGTGGTGTAGTGTGTACTGAGCACAATGATAATCTCCCCTTTTTTCTGGTGATGATTTAATGACGGGGTGCTGGTGCTACTGGACCGAATAGGAAATGAGGGTTTCGGCCGCTTCCTGCCGGGTGAAAATCGGGTTCAAAGTTTCCCATTCCCACACCCCCCTCCCGCCCCACATGATGGCCGtggtgggggtggtgttAAGTCCGTGTTTGTGGATTATATCCGTGATTGGTATTTTCCTGATTCTGGTTTCCTTGCGTGGTTTTTGGTGGGTTTTgtgtattattaatttttatttatttatttccttttttttttctttttgcttaCCTGCTTTTGCGCTACTGTAGTCATCTTTTGACAGGGGGTTGTTGTTTTCGGTAGTAGTGTCAATAGTTTGAGGCCGAATGTCATAATATTGATCGTGGTAGATTCGGTGACGGCCGAGTTATGCGACACTATGGGTGATTTTCGGTCGCGTTATTGAGATCGGTTAAGCGACCATGACccgagtacggagtagattgATTGAAACTGATTATAGTATCATGTTCTATGGAGCTTAAGTGCCGTAGCACtgccgatgaggatgggaTTGACACGATGATGGTTTCGACGGTGTGCTAGCATTTTtagtttttcttttggtcgGTAGATGGattgctgttgttgccgttgaagaagcatTGAGCACCGAGTGATCGAGGAtcaggaacaggaacaggaaTATACTGTTCTCGGCATCCGTAAATGTGCATATCTGCCTTGTGGCCTTCTATGTATAAGTGATCGCCCGGAAGTGGAAAACGTAGCCGATCGGTTTGCTTACGAGTAGGCCATAGGGGAATGGAGGATTGTGTTTGGCCTCCTTATTGCTCCCCCCCTGCTTTGTACAGTATGTGAGCATTACCTTGATGAGGCCATCTTCGTGATGACATGATCGTGTCATACCTCCTGACAATGTCTAAGCCTCTCCTTAGCCAAGGATCGGATCCCCCAGTGTCGGTATATATCACATTACACCCGGCCGGGGGAAGGCAAGTTGCAGTAAGCCACATGGTTGAAAGCCAAAAGGGTGTAAATTACCAGGTAATTAAGGTAAGGTAAGCGGCTCATTCCGCTGTAACGTAAAGCAGGGTGTGGCTGTCGCGCTAAGATTAGTGCATCGGCTTTGGTGCCAAACTCGGGAAGGGCCGAACGATGCTGCAGCGGAGCCGACGTCTGCCACGTGAAGTTGCAAGGGTCCAGACTCCAGCAGGGACGCTAAGACCTCTCTAGCCCGGAAGGGGTTTGGATCGTCTGACGCCCGCTCCAGCAGTTCTCGCTAAAAGCGACAAAAGGGGCGGCTTGTCAGGGGTCGCATCACTAAGCCGGATGTGGTTGTGCCTCGCCTCAGGCTGAACAATTTCCAAACACCGAGGCGTCGGGTCGTGGTAGATACTTTAGAAAACCGCGGCTGTAAATCACGGcagaaaaaataaaagcaaaaaaaaaaaaaaggtgaTGTATGCGCCTCAGCCCCTGGTTGCCTGGCTGCCTGGTTCctgcttcttgttgtttcCCCACGAACCAACCAAGGCAAAAGGAAGCTCCCTGATGATGATCTGCGGCGATAACTTGATTAACCGACATGCCGATGCGGCGGAAGCGATGTTCTAGACAAGATGTGAAATT
This DNA window, taken from Aspergillus flavus chromosome 5, complete sequence, encodes the following:
- a CDS encoding ankyrin repeat and BTB/POZ domain protein (BTB/POZ domain containing protein), which encodes MSEPTVLRKDQLEISLHNEKKLIKEGTIKDDNPLDLSEPFRELCAACRKGDLKVCQEKITEGVNINARDPYDYTPLILASLCGHYEVAQLLLESGALCERDTFQGERCLYNALNDRIRNLLLEYDYSKSTDPLQPLAAHISSLLTRDQPGTSDIVVTAEDESLYLHKFILSARSPYFRSKLAASPSTATWKLPNTIPPQAFAAAIKYLYFGEAPRELRSGPGTGFTESEVFAGINRIAKHLEIDTLVDSILDSGDRRLARQRRTTELTRGRDQLEEWFRSNVLQNKMVVETIRAGDIKWDRNNAIFADVLLQADELPEETDEHSNGTLQPENGANAGTKEQTQKSVLFPCHRAMLLRSEFFHTMFSSPFREAHLKDHLHIINVDCSPDVLEIILTFLYTESVDFPLEVAVDVLFAADMLFIEKLKTKAAVVISTLGSGNMSQAEAAKTRGTKEEEDLDIYAIIRAAWMTRVQRLEEFAARYLAYRLEAHIDSPEFAELIQESASRIQGRQETDSIELLDDIRFYLGERFRLRFDDAGLEEMMEEEAEQHAPDAIANDETIEKVAHGVEAIDLTDKGSPEVLNNAEHASQEAQENVPVMRNLNGEIVVDEFDKDSMNYHILMDKLDKILESLNLEA